A region from the Aricia agestis chromosome 12, ilAriAges1.1, whole genome shotgun sequence genome encodes:
- the LOC121732795 gene encoding serine/arginine-rich splicing factor 2-like, translating into MSYGRPPPRIDGMVSLKVDNLTYRTTPEDLRRVFERCGDVGDIYIPRDRYTRESRGFAFVRFFEKRQAEVALDTLDGRMLDGRELRVQMARYGRPSSPHRSRHDRRRSHSRSRSRSRRRTRSRSRKRSYSRSRSGSRSRSRSGSKSSRGRSHSRSRSRSRSRH; encoded by the exons ATGAGCTACGGTCGCCCTCCGCCACGAATTGATGGCATGGTATCATTAAAAGTGGATAATCTAACGTATAGAACCACACCTGAAGACTTAAGACGCGTTTTCGAAAGATGTGGTGATGTTGGTGATATTTATATACCACGGGATAGATACACCCGTGAAAGTAGAGGATTCGCTTTCGTAAG GTTCTTTGAGAAGCGTCAAGCGGAGGTGGCATTGGATACTTTGGATGGTAGGATGTTGGACGGAAGGGAGCTTCGCGTGCAGATGGCGCGATATGGCCGACCGTCATCACCTCACAGAAGCCGCCACGACCGCCGCAGAAG CCACTCTCGGTCCCGCTCCCGTTCGCGCCGCCGCACCCGTTCTCGGTCCAGGAAGCGCTCGTACTCTCGCAGCCGCTCCGGCTCGCGCTCGCGCTCCCGCTCCGGCTCCAAGAGTTCCAGGGGACGCTCTCATAGCCGCAGCCGCTCCCGTTCTCGTTCCAGGCACTAA